Genomic window (Candidatus Margulisiibacteriota bacterium):
TCTCACTAAAGTCATCAATTACAGTTTTTGTTATATTAGTTTTCCACATTGTTAAATTAGTAGTAATAACATCTGCCAAGGGCCATTCTTCAATTGTTTTTAGATTCATTAGTATTTGAATCGATTTGTTATCTTTTTTGTGTTTACCTACCTGACTTTTCCTATTATCCTCATCTTTGATTTGATCTTTATCTGTATCCGCATCACATATAACATAAAAAGGTATATTTAATAGTTTTGCTAACGCAATTGGTTTTATTAAGTTACTCTTGCTGTTTACATTTACAATATGACAGCCTGCTGATCTAAATTTATTTAAATTTTCTGTTAGAAGTAAATACGTTGTTATATAGGCCATGTCTTCTAATCCTTCTACAAGTATTATCTTTTTACAAAAGAATATTTCATTTATAGTTGGGTTTAAAACTGAATATAGCTTGGCAACCATTCCAGATTCAGAATATAGTTTCTCACCTGCAAGATTTAATTCATTAGCTAATTCTTTATATGTTAATTTATAAACATTTGAACAACTAGGATTACCAGAGTCTCTAACTAATCTAACTGTTTCAAACTTATCTCCAGGAATAAATTGGGGGCTGTGTGAACAAAGGAAAAGTTGGGCACCTTGCTGTGATAAATCATAAAGAACATCTGAAAGATATTTTGCTTGTGGCGGATGTTGATAAATTTCTGGTTCTTCTATCCCTAGTAAAAGCGTTGGACCAGTTTCTGTTTCTGAAATCGCCAATTCTTGCAAAAGTGCAAGCATATATGATCTTTGAAGACCTAACCCAAATCGTGCTAACTCACCTTCAAATCCCCTTTCCCCAATTTTTATATAAGCCCATGGTTCCAATATTTTTACAGATTTAGCTGGATCTTGTTTCCACAATACTTTTATACTAGTTTCTGGATGTGCCCATGATTTCAATCTATTCATAAGTGAATCTGATAACTGTTCTAACAATGGTTGCTCGGCATCAATCATTGTTTTATATTCTAGCTGACTTCTCTCTGTTATTTGATCAATTTTCTCTTTAAAGTTAACTTTACTCCTTACAGTCCTAAGTAATAATTGCCCTAATGCAGAAGACTTTGTTTCTTCGCACTCCTGAATAATATCTTTAGAGGCTGATACGAAAATCCATTGCAAATAAGGATGTAATTTACTAATTCCACTAAACCCATAAAATTGATCAGGACTTTCAATTAACAGACATTCTTTAGGATGATCCTGTTCATAATTTTGTAATGCTTCTACCATATCACCTTTTGTTTTTACATTTGGCAATTCGATATATTGGCTACAAAAACTTTGATATATTGCCTGTAGTGCACCTACTTTTGAACCAGCTTTATCAGCCTCAAAATACTTCGAAAAATCCTTAATAGCAAGCCTATTGCCATATTGATTTATTGTTGCTATTCCGCTTTCTTTATCAAATATTGCTTTTGCAGTTATAGTCAATTCGTTTAGTCGATAATAAGCCGAAAGCGTCTCTTGTGCCGCTTTAGAAAGGTCTATAAATGTAATTGTGATTTTTATTGGATCGGTTATGTTTTTATGATGAAAATCTTCTTCAGTGAGACTAATTAAATTAGTTTTGGTGTCCTTGCTTTCACGAAAAAAAACATTTAATGCATTCAGAACAGTAGATTTTCCTGCTCCATTTGAACCAACAAAACAATTATAATTATCAAATTCAATTGTTTCATCTTTAAAAGATCTGAAATTCTCAATTCTCATAGTTTTTATTTTCATTTTCCACTCCTTTTAATCATACTTCCTTGTTCCTCATCATTAATGATATCCAAATAAACATCGATTTCTTGTTGCATTTCTTCCGCGTGTGAGATTACTCCCACAATACGATTTTCTTTATGTAGTTGTTTTATATAAATCCTCCATTAATCCATTTTTCTACGAATTATTGATATGGCATTGTCAATATGATTTTGGTATTCTGATAATGCTTGTCTAGCAATCATTTTTTCTTTATCAAAAACAAGGAAATCATTAGAGCCTGACATGTTCATTGTTACACTAGAACCAGTAATCGGTTCATTAACAAATATTCTATGTCCAACATTTTTTAGGGATATATTGTAGTAAAACTTATTAAACTTATTATACTGATCAAATTTGTTATAAAAGGCTGTTAGAAATAAAAAGATTGAACTAAGTCTTTTTTCAACATCCTGTTTAACTATTGTTGCTGTATCCCCTAAATGATAACCACCATTACTTCTGTTTTCTAATCCAGTAACATTAACATCTAAACTAAGAGCTCCTTTATTTGATATTTCAATTCTTACGAAATCTATTAAACGATTGGATGTATCATTCCCTTCTTGCGTTATAATCAACTTATTTAGTTCTACATTTGTACAGCAAGAGTGTTTATAGCTTAAAATATTTATATCTGTATTATGGGTTATTGCCATAATTTCATTATCAAATTCTTTGGATTCTAATATTGATTGGTTAAATATTTCCACATCTCTATCTGGCATCACCACGAACCTTAACCCTGCGTTGTAGTTAAAGTCGCAACTACTGTCCATTAGTCCTTCTATGATATTCATCGTAGCCTCCTCATTATTAAAAGTATCTATTACTGGATCTAATGCTGATTTTAATAATGTCTTGTATTCACTTATATTGTTATACATTTTTCTGAAATGACCGCTGACATAATTTGAAACAATTTCCACTAGCCCTTGAGCATCATTATCCCTATCTATATTTTCAATCAAAACAATAATTGGGATACCTTTTACTTTTGCTTTATTGTATTCTTCTTGAATAACTAATAATCCAGAAGGGCATGTCCACCCACCCCTATCACTAATTATAATAGTAAAGATTTCACAAGTATCCACTAAGTCCAAGCATGCATTTCGTGATGAAATAGGTGAACTCGGGAAGTCTTCTATTAATATAGGATATCCACCAGATTCTGTTATAACTTCTCTAGCAGCATTTCTATATTCTTCAAACTCTTCCATAACGGAACTTACAAATACTCTTGGCTTCACCATTCTAATCACCTACATTCTTGGTCTCAACGGGTGACCACATACGGGACATGAACCTGGTCGATTGGAGACGTTAGGTGGTGCTGGTTCCCCAGGAGCATACTCATTCACTTTCTTTTCAAAACCACATCTAGGATTTGTACATACTAAATAAATTGATCTTGGCATCTTATTCTCCTTTCCTTGCTCTTTCGTTTTTTTTAACTATATTACTCCCAACTCCTCTCAACAAGACTCCCTTGTTCCTCATCATTTTTAATATCCAGATATACATCAATCTCTTGCTGCATTTCTTCCACGTGTGAAATTACTCCCACAATACGATTTTCTTTATGTAGTTGTTTTAGCGTATCGAACACAGTATGCAGTGATTCTTTATCTAATGTACCAAAGCCTTCGTCTAAGAAAAAGAAATTTTGTTTGGCTCCTGCAAGTTGATTAACTTGGTCAGCTAATGCTAGAGCGAGGGAAAGAGCGGCCTGAAAAGTCTGCCCACCAGAAAGAGTTTTGATACTTCGCACTCTTCCTTCATGTAGATAATCCCTTACCTGAAAAGTATTGTTATCAGTGATCTCTATTTTTAACTGCTGTCTGGTGAGTTTATAAAAGCGGTCATTTGCGGCGTTACATAGATTTTGTAGATATTTCGTTGATATATAATTAACAAAGCCACTTGCAGTGAAGAGTCTCTTGAGTACTCCAATATTCTCTTTTCTTTTTATTAATTCGTCCATCTTGGTTATTAGCTTTTTCTTGGTCTCTAATTCTTTCATTAGTTTAGCGATAACTTCTTTTATTGCACCTTGTGCCTGATTTTTGGTTGTAATATCTTTATTTAGTCCTACAAGTTCTTCTATTAGTTGATTATGATTAGCTTCGTCATATTTCTGGTCATTTATTTTATCTTGTTCATTTTTTAATTTGGCTTTGGTCTGTATCAGGGTTTCGTTGTATTCCTTTATTCTTTTTTGCTCTTCGTCTATGTCTATATCTTTAGCAAGTATTTTTTCTACATCTTCTAGGTTTTCTATTTTTGTTTTGATTAGGCGATTATTGATTTCTTCTATATTTTTTATCAGTTCAGCCGTAATGCTTACTTTGGCAGTTTCTTCGGTTTTAAGTTGACCGCCCAGTTCACTAATAACTTTGTTTAGTTCATTTATCTCCTTATTAA
Coding sequences:
- a CDS encoding AAA family ATPase yields the protein MKIKTMRIENFRSFKDETIEFDNYNCFVGSNGAGKSTVLNALNVFFRESKDTKTNLISLTEEDFHHKNITDPIKITITFIDLSKAAQETLSAYYRLNELTITAKAIFDKESGIATINQYGNRLAIKDFSKYFEADKAGSKVGALQAIYQSFCSQYIELPNVKTKGDMVEALQNYEQDHPKECLLIESPDQFYGFSGISKLHPYLQWIFVSASKDIIQECEETKSSALGQLLLRTVRSKVNFKEKIDQITERSQLEYKTMIDAEQPLLEQLSDSLMNRLKSWAHPETSIKVLWKQDPAKSVKILEPWAYIKIGERGFEGELARFGLGLQRSYMLALLQELAISETETGPTLLLGIEEPEIYQHPPQAKYLSDVLYDLSQQGAQLFLCSHSPQFIPGDKFETVRLVRDSGNPSCSNVYKLTYKELANELNLAGEKLYSESGMVAKLYSVLNPTINEIFFCKKIILVEGLEDMAYITTYLLLTENLNKFRSAGCHIVNVNSKSNLIKPIALAKLLNIPFYVICDADTDKDQIKDEDNRKSQVGKHKKDNKSIQILMNLKTIEEWPLADVITTNLTMWKTNITKTVIDDFSETVFNSFLNEAEKKYGDAGNLRKNPLIIATALCLAWEKEKKSDKLIELINRICKFAEN
- a CDS encoding DUF4062 domain-containing protein, coding for MVKPRVFVSSVMEEFEEYRNAAREVITESGGYPILIEDFPSSPISSRNACLDLVDTCEIFTIIISDRGGWTCPSGLLVIQEEYNKAKVKGIPIIVLIENIDRDNDAQGLVEIVSNYVSGHFRKMYNNISEYKTLLKSALDPVIDTFNNEEATMNIIEGLMDSSCDFNYNAGLRFVVMPDRDVEIFNQSILESKEFDNEIMAITHNTDINILSYKHSCCTNVELNKLIITQEGNDTSNRLIDFVRIEISNKGALSLDVNVTGLENRSNGGYHLGDTATIVKQDVEKRLSSIFLFLTAFYNKFDQYNKFNKFYYNISLKNVGHRIFVNEPITGSSVTMNMSGSNDFLVFDKEKMIARQALSEYQNHIDNAISIIRRKMD